Proteins encoded within one genomic window of Anopheles gambiae chromosome 3, idAnoGambNW_F1_1, whole genome shotgun sequence:
- the LOC1278187 gene encoding uncharacterized protein LOC1278187 isoform X2: protein MTMTTQFCWLILLALSTVSYRAAGAAHPATEVTNQEIRDAILSLVHSYNTLDNKLERHEQRERAHAEQVKKSLITVQKNLRALDPLPGMISRLEGRTGEIETALLQHGDKIATFAQQQKEVDVSLAGILKGLTEMAPREPNGSVRDEDDESVASKLDEVAATVRELRRELAELKSDRDATEDVNRQLLKETEKLVNSKLSSADEIISKMEEKLSQFYLTSPVIATQNVEFEDKVLRRLEDLSNSMASDGSSSNSLSKDASSLPDKQFIQGLVNETLEAINDMRLEVLTASDKSFTKTATRIKENNEVLQSSVDDILKTLTEELTTAEAFHNTAKDQFNSMNETMSHLSVFLLKAGEDILDAKRGMDFGIMQIMREVGDVVKANSGSLNTTISKRFDAIDATILDNHNGALTNLSSKIETEISQVWRQIGIMYQEISSSKQALDRLQEQTETYVNGTLNTMDSMEGKVSLITNRMTEVDSNLNYLLGRLSMVTQEFNQIKLGLGKALDEIKGSFAEVSNRVRGPGPHRISSEEVIDDLGNETTK, encoded by the exons atgacgatgacgactcAGTTCTGCTGGCTGATCTTGCTGGCCCTAAGCACCGTGTCCTACCGCGCCGCTGGTGCGGCCCACCCTGCCACCGAAGTTAC CAACCAAGAGATCCGAGATGCCATCCTGTCGCTGGTCCACTCCTACAACACGCTCGACAACAAGCTGGAGCGCCACGAGCAACGTGAACGTGCCCATGCCGAGCAGGTTAAGAAGAGCTTGATCACGGTGCAGAAGAATCTGCGCGCGTTGGATCCGCTGCCGGGCATGATCAGTCGTTTGGAGGGACGCACTGGGGAGATTGAAACCGCTCTACTACAGCACGGTGACAAGATTGCTACATTCGCCCAGCAGCAAAAGGAGGTCGACGTGTCTCTGGCAGGCATTCTGAAGGGACTGACGGAGATGGCTCCACGGGAACCAAACGGATCGGTACGAGACGAGGACGATGAAAGTGTAGCAAGCAAGCTGGACGAAGTGGCAGCTACCGTACGGGAGCTGCGACGGGAGTTGGCCGAGCTGAAGAGCGATCGTGATGCCACGGAG GATGTCAATCGGCAATTGCTGAAGGAGACGGAAAAACTGGTCAACTCTAAGCTTTCCTCGGCGGACGAGATCATCTCCAAGATGGAAGAGAAGCTGTCTCAGTTCTACCTCACCAGTCCAGTCATTGCAACGCAAAACGTGGAGTTTGAGGACAAGGTGCTGCGCCGTCTGGAAGATTTGAGCAACTCGATGGCATCGGACGGTTCGAGCAGTAACTCGCTGAGCAAGGATGCATCATCGCTACCTGACAAGCAGTTCATCCAAGGCCTGGTCAACGAAACCCTGGAAGCGATCAATGATATGCGTCTGGAGGTGCTGACTGCATCGGATAAGAGCTTCACGAAGACGGCCACCCGCATCAAGGAGAACAACGAGGTGCTGCAATCATCCGTGGACGACATATTGAAGACGCTGACAGAAGAGTTGACCACGGCGGAAGCGTTCCACAACACGGCCAAGGATCAGTTTAACTCCATGAACGAAACCATGTCCCATTTGTCGGTGTTCTTGTTGAAGGCTGGTGAGGACATTCTGGATGCCAAGCGCGGCATGGACTTCGGTATAATGCAGATCATGCGTGAGGTTGGCGACGTGGTTAAGGCTAACTCGGGCAGCCTCAATACGACCATTTCGAAGCGTTTCGATGCCATCGATGCTACGATTCTGGACAATCACAACGGTGCCCTCACGAACCTCAGCTCAAAGATTGAGACGGAGATCAGCCAGGTGTGGCGTCAGATCGGTATCATGTACCAGGAGATCTCGTCCAGCAAGCAAGCCTTGGATCGTCTCCAGGAGCAAACGGAAACCTATGTCAACGGTACACTCAACACAATGGACAGTATGGAGGGCAAA GTCTCCCTCATTACCAACCGTATGACGGAAGTGGACTCCAACCTGAACTACCTCCTGGGCCGACTCTCGATGGTAACGCAGGAATTCAACCAAATCAAGCTCGGTCTCGGCAAAGCGCTGGATGAGATTAAGGGCAGCTTTGCGGAGGTAAGCAACCGTGTCCGAGGTCCAGGACCGCACCGAATCTCGTCCGAAGAAGTGATCGATGATTTGGGCAACGAAACTACAAAGTAA
- the LOC1278187 gene encoding uncharacterized protein LOC1278187 isoform X1 translates to MTMTTQFCWLILLALSTVSYRAAGAAHPATEVTVKVYYKLSNISHARTIIAHSNQEIRDAILSLVHSYNTLDNKLERHEQRERAHAEQVKKSLITVQKNLRALDPLPGMISRLEGRTGEIETALLQHGDKIATFAQQQKEVDVSLAGILKGLTEMAPREPNGSVRDEDDESVASKLDEVAATVRELRRELAELKSDRDATEDVNRQLLKETEKLVNSKLSSADEIISKMEEKLSQFYLTSPVIATQNVEFEDKVLRRLEDLSNSMASDGSSSNSLSKDASSLPDKQFIQGLVNETLEAINDMRLEVLTASDKSFTKTATRIKENNEVLQSSVDDILKTLTEELTTAEAFHNTAKDQFNSMNETMSHLSVFLLKAGEDILDAKRGMDFGIMQIMREVGDVVKANSGSLNTTISKRFDAIDATILDNHNGALTNLSSKIETEISQVWRQIGIMYQEISSSKQALDRLQEQTETYVNGTLNTMDSMEGKVSLITNRMTEVDSNLNYLLGRLSMVTQEFNQIKLGLGKALDEIKGSFAEVSNRVRGPGPHRISSEEVIDDLGNETTK, encoded by the exons atgacgatgacgactcAGTTCTGCTGGCTGATCTTGCTGGCCCTAAGCACCGTGTCCTACCGCGCCGCTGGTGCGGCCCACCCTGCCACCGAAGTTAC TGTGAAAGTTTACTACAAACTGAGTAACATTTCACATGCTCGTACGATCATCGCACACAGCAACCAAGAGATCCGAGATGCCATCCTGTCGCTGGTCCACTCCTACAACACGCTCGACAACAAGCTGGAGCGCCACGAGCAACGTGAACGTGCCCATGCCGAGCAGGTTAAGAAGAGCTTGATCACGGTGCAGAAGAATCTGCGCGCGTTGGATCCGCTGCCGGGCATGATCAGTCGTTTGGAGGGACGCACTGGGGAGATTGAAACCGCTCTACTACAGCACGGTGACAAGATTGCTACATTCGCCCAGCAGCAAAAGGAGGTCGACGTGTCTCTGGCAGGCATTCTGAAGGGACTGACGGAGATGGCTCCACGGGAACCAAACGGATCGGTACGAGACGAGGACGATGAAAGTGTAGCAAGCAAGCTGGACGAAGTGGCAGCTACCGTACGGGAGCTGCGACGGGAGTTGGCCGAGCTGAAGAGCGATCGTGATGCCACGGAG GATGTCAATCGGCAATTGCTGAAGGAGACGGAAAAACTGGTCAACTCTAAGCTTTCCTCGGCGGACGAGATCATCTCCAAGATGGAAGAGAAGCTGTCTCAGTTCTACCTCACCAGTCCAGTCATTGCAACGCAAAACGTGGAGTTTGAGGACAAGGTGCTGCGCCGTCTGGAAGATTTGAGCAACTCGATGGCATCGGACGGTTCGAGCAGTAACTCGCTGAGCAAGGATGCATCATCGCTACCTGACAAGCAGTTCATCCAAGGCCTGGTCAACGAAACCCTGGAAGCGATCAATGATATGCGTCTGGAGGTGCTGACTGCATCGGATAAGAGCTTCACGAAGACGGCCACCCGCATCAAGGAGAACAACGAGGTGCTGCAATCATCCGTGGACGACATATTGAAGACGCTGACAGAAGAGTTGACCACGGCGGAAGCGTTCCACAACACGGCCAAGGATCAGTTTAACTCCATGAACGAAACCATGTCCCATTTGTCGGTGTTCTTGTTGAAGGCTGGTGAGGACATTCTGGATGCCAAGCGCGGCATGGACTTCGGTATAATGCAGATCATGCGTGAGGTTGGCGACGTGGTTAAGGCTAACTCGGGCAGCCTCAATACGACCATTTCGAAGCGTTTCGATGCCATCGATGCTACGATTCTGGACAATCACAACGGTGCCCTCACGAACCTCAGCTCAAAGATTGAGACGGAGATCAGCCAGGTGTGGCGTCAGATCGGTATCATGTACCAGGAGATCTCGTCCAGCAAGCAAGCCTTGGATCGTCTCCAGGAGCAAACGGAAACCTATGTCAACGGTACACTCAACACAATGGACAGTATGGAGGGCAAA GTCTCCCTCATTACCAACCGTATGACGGAAGTGGACTCCAACCTGAACTACCTCCTGGGCCGACTCTCGATGGTAACGCAGGAATTCAACCAAATCAAGCTCGGTCTCGGCAAAGCGCTGGATGAGATTAAGGGCAGCTTTGCGGAGGTAAGCAACCGTGTCCGAGGTCCAGGACCGCACCGAATCTCGTCCGAAGAAGTGATCGATGATTTGGGCAACGAAACTACAAAGTAA
- the LOC1278185 gene encoding DNA-directed RNA polymerase, mitochondrial: protein MFRMLNLRSLAQSKNRLLAHKSGIVRVDATSSVVYCPFRKVSHLCNRERVHSLLIARDSTAVNTKRVHSTTPSAEIVSTLGGKKAKRRRSNDNKFTELLAVKDGETKETKATVQKLKSKKLANFIHGQIAIEACSSSTPLSAYSTNSDELPQTSKASATPSLPTDMSHWNFEETPVIYIGGEMKETDISPDVLSEIIESVQVLKEIHQKRTLRVSGALAPHDELDPILEEEAGLLESEAGLAEEAELAFEDPADLAGTVNAAGSSRKTKRGDKQQQQNLDGLEKGKKFCSKYYKTSEIESLARQRSFQMTLNAYLDICITTGMVNRAYATTLNYRHKRKRREFDVGTYNQLIHAYAGKGNFTRVKEIVRVMGEDTIVANAQTYAGILECLGRLEPTEEVLRQAKLFVDEAHRAGYSMNAILDQSKFAYDQRDVVLTLCRRLEPDYCPEYRAPILTYNNHLLNALNANVLPIGRQPPVDEICAGSEIMTSKAGFRREELQQMAQQQVDLELSGYLTVKSIEKFPPPTEQVMQYRKELEELKKVWSKQIAMAFHRDFNTLKAITETKSSRTINLFPYLKALSVSQYTEILLDEVQMLLEGSDTFSFVMSHLHRELGRKVESRYHVEQKRMNGVLGKTCEIYDRYTAALAEGRSSDNPRQLWQRLVHETRSSGPSMDIQSVAWPKAAVMGVGKFLYNILKCDLKINVNATNKANRKVKLVPAFYTLFRYEAKMAKEQIKPHPVLMKLYRKSQPDTLKFDVNLVPMLCPPQPWSTPRNGGYILAESDLIRLPHQAHQQTERIDDAEPQDMYPTLDALNQLASIPWVVNGQILDVIVEVFNNGGNAKLDVPEPPSSLPPVTETVPRSEMSGYEKYHLLRKRLYHRRKQGDMYSLWCDALYRLSLASHYRDKVFWLPQNIDFRGRVYPIPPHLNHLGHDLARCLLVFHQKKPLGPDGFRWLKLHCINLTGLKKRDSVEERLRYADEIMDDILDSADRPLTGRMWWSNSDEPWQTLSCCMEIAKVHRCADPEKFESGFPIHQDGSCNGLQHYAALGRDTPGAISVNLAPAEVPQDVYSAVAALVEENRARDAQNNVKVAAVLDGFIRRKVIKQTVMTTVYGVTRYGARKQIARQLEYIDEFPKEWIWPASSYLTVKTFDALSEMFTSAKEIQDWFTDCARLISAVCAQNVEWVTPLGLPVVQPYNRADRPVASSKSAQLPEHFAMDSYEKPNIMKQKNAFPPNFVHSLDSSHMMLTSLYCERAGLTFISVHDCYWTHACTVPTMNRICREQFVALHSEPILEDLSKFLVQKYSYEENEISNDGSVIDLTKRKLNRILQQCPDKGDFDLRKVLDSVYFFS, encoded by the exons ATGTTCCGAATGCTTAATTTGCGCAGTCTAGCACAAAGCAAGAACCGGCTGCTCGCTCACAAAAGTGGAATCGTGCGTGTGGACGCCACCAGCAGCGTAGTGTACTGCCCGTTCCGAAAAGTGTCCCATTTATGTAATCGGGAGCGAGTGCACAGTCTACTCATTGCACGAG ACAGCACAGCCGTGAACACAAAACGCGTCCACTCGACCACACCGTCGGCAGAGATTGTATCGACGCTCGGTGGCAAGAAGGCGAAGCGTAGGCGCTCCAATGACAACAAATTTACCGAACTTCTTGCAG TAAAAGATGGCGAAACCAAAGAAACGAAAGCAACGGTCCAGAAGCTCAAGTCGAAAAAGCTGGCCAACTTTATACACGGCCAGATAGCGATTGAAGCCtgctccagcagcacaccgttGTCCGCTTACTCTACAAACAGCGACGAACTACCTCAAACGAGTAAGGCAAGCGCCACTCCTAGCCTTCCCACAGATATGTCCCATTGGAACTTTGAGGAAACGCCCGTCATTTACATTGGCGGCGAGATGAAGGAGACGGACATATCCCCAGACGTGCTCTCGGAGATCATCGAAAGCGTGCAGGTGCTGAAGGAAATACACCAAAAACGGACACTTCGTGTGAGTGGAGCGCTAGCGCCACACGACGAACTAGACCCGATACTCGAGGAAGAAGCCGGGCTGCTGGAATCAGAAGCGGGACTCGCCGAGGAAGCTGAGCTAGCCTTTGAGGATCCGGCAGATTTGGCTGGCACTGTGAATGCAGCCGGCAGCTCGAGGAAGACAAAGCGTGGAGataaacaacagcagcagaaccTTGATGGTttggaaaaggggaaaaagttTTGCTCAAAGTACTACAAAACCTCCGAGATAGAGAGTCTTGCCCGGCAGCGCAGCTTCCAGATGACACTGAACGCTTACCTCGACATCTGCATCACGACCGGCATGGTAAATCGGGCGTACGCAACCACGCTCAACTATCGCCACAAGCGCAAACGCCGGGAGTTTGACGTTGGCACGTACAATCAGCTGATTCATGCGTATGCCGGTAAAGGAAACTTTACGCGTGTGAAGGAAATTGTGCGCGTTATGGGCGAGGACACGATCGTAGCGAATGCACAAACGTACGCAGGTATACTGGAATGTCTGGGACGATTGGAACCGACGGAGGAGGTACTGCGGCAGGCGAAACTGTTCGTTGATGAGGCGCACCGAGCCGGATACTCCATGAACGCAATACTCGATCAGAGCAAATTTGCGTACGATCAGCGTGACGTGGTGTTGACGCTCTGTCGTCGATTGGAACCGGACTATTGCCCCGAGTATCGGGCACCGATTCTGACCTACAACAATCACCTGCTGAATGCACTAAACGCAAACGTGTTGCCAATTGGAAGACAACCCCCGGTGGACGAGATTTGCGCTGGATCGGAAATTATGACATCGAAAGCCGGCTTCCGGAGGGAGGAGCTGCAACAGATGGCTCAGCAGCAGGTGGATCTGGAATTGAGCGGATACTTGACGGTAAAAAGCATCGAAAAGTTTCCTCCACCAACGGAGCAAGTTATGCAGTAT CGCAAAGAACTGGAGGAATTGAAAAAGGTTTGGTCAAAGCAGATCGCAATGGCTTTCCACCGGGACTTTAACACCCTGAAAGCGATCACGGAAACCAAATCGTCCCGTACGATCAATCTATTTCCCTACCTGAAAGCCCTCTCGGTGTCACAGTACACGGAGATCCTACTCGACGAGGTACAGATGCTACTGGAAGGCTCGGACACATTCAGCTTTGTAATGTCACACCTGCACCGGGAGCTGGGCCGCAAAGTGGAGTCGCGCTACCACGTCGAGCAGAAGCGAATGAACGGAGTGCTGGGAAAGACGTGTGAAATTTACGACCGGTACACGGCCGCCTTGGCCGAGGGACGATCGAGCGACAATCCGAGGCAGCTGTGGCAGCGGTTAGTGCACGAAACACGCAGCTCCGGCCCTAGCATGGACATACAGAGCGTGGCGTGGCCCAAGGCGGCCGTGATGGGTGTCGGAAAGTTCCTGTACAACATTCTCAAGTGTGACTTAAAGATCAACGTGAACGCGACGAACAAAGCGAATCGCAAGGTGAAGCTTGTGCCGGCGTTTTATACGCTCTTCCGGTACGAGGCAAAGATGGCGAAGGAACAGATTAAACCGCACCCGGTGCTGATGAAGCTGTACAGGAAATCACAGCCGGATACACTGAAGTTCGACGTAAATCTTGTCCCGATGCTGTGTCCGCCGCAGCCTTGGAGCACTCCCCGGAACGGTGGCTACATTCTAGCCGAGTCGGATCTCATTCGATTGCCCCATCAGGCGCACCAGCAGACGGAGCGTATCGATGACGCAGAGCCGCAGGATATGTATCCAACGCTCGATGCGCTGAACCAGCTGGCCAGCATACCGTGGGTCGTCAACGGGCAGATACTGGACGTGATCGTGGAGGTGTTTAACAACGGAGGCAACGCAAAGCTGGACGTACCGGAACCACCGTCCTCGTTGCCACCGGTCACCGAGACGGTCCCGCGGAGTGAGATGAGTGGGTACGAAAAGTATCATCTGCTACGAAAGCGTCTCTACCATCGGCGAAAGCAGGGCGACATGTATAGCTTGTGGTGCGATGCGCTGTACCGTCTCTCGCTGGCGAGTCACTATCGGGATAAGGTGTTCTGGTTGCCGCAGAACATTGACTTCCGGGGCCGGGTGTATCCGATTCCGCCCCATCTAAACCATCTCGGGCACGATCTCGCCCGCTGTCTGTTGGTGTTTCATCAGAAGAAACCGCTCGGACCGGATGGTTTCCGATGGCTGAAGCTTCACTGCATTAATCTGACGGGGCTGAAGAAGCGTGACTCGGTGGAGGAGAGGCTACGGTACGCGGATGAGATAATGGACGACATACTGGACTCGGCCGATCGACCGCTGACGGGGCGAATGTGGTGGAGCAACTCGGACGAACCGTGGCAAACGCTCTCCTGCTGCATGGAAATAGCGAAGGTGCATCGATGTGCCGATCCGGAAA AGTTTGAAAGTGGCTTCCCGATCCATCAGGATGGTTCCTGTAACGGATTGCAGCACTATGCCGCGCTGGGTCGCGACACGCCCGGTGCGATCAGTGTCAACCTGGCGCCGGCCGAGGTGCCCCAGGATGTGTACAGCGCAGTGGCGGCACTGGTCGAGGAAAACCGTGCCCGCGATGCGCAGAACAACGTGAAGGTGGCGGCCGTGCTGGACGGTTTCATCCGGCGCAAGGTGATCAAACAAACTGTGATGACGACGGTATACGGCGTGACACGGTACGGCGCGCGGAAGCAGATCGCCCGCCAGCTCGAGTACATCGACGAGTTCCCGAAGGAGTGGATCTGGCCCGCCTCGAGCTATCTGACGGTGAAAACGTTCGATGCGCTGAGCGAGATGTTCACCTCGGCCAAGGAAATACAGGACTGGTTCACCGACTGTGCCCGGTTGATATCGGCCGTCTGTGCGCAGAACGTGGAGTGGGTGACGCCGCTCGGGCTGCCCGTCGTGCAGCCGTACAATCGGGCGGATCGACCGGTGGCCTCCAGCAAGTCCGCCCAGCTGCCGGAACACTTTGCGATGGATTCGTACGAGAAGCCCAACATCATGAAGCAGAAGAACGCGTTCCCGCCCAACTTTGTGCATTCGCTCGATTCGAGCCACATGATGCTGACGTCGCTGTACTGCGAGCGGGCCGGGCTGACGTTCATCTCCGTGCACGATTGCTACTGGACGCATGCCTGCACTGTTCCCACGATGAACCGG ATTTGTCGCGAGCAGTTTGTAGCGCTGCACTCCGAACCGATTCTGGAGGATTTGTCCAAGTTTTTGGTACAGAAGTACAGCTACGAGGAGAA TGAAATCAGCAACGATGGTTCGGTAATTGATCTCACCAAGCGCAAGCTGAACCGCATCCTGCAGCAGTGTCCCGATAAGGGCGACTTCGACCTACGCAAAGTGCTTGATTCGGTGTACTTCTTCAGCTAG
- the LOC1278184 gene encoding SET domain-containing protein SmydA-8 encodes MGDSTYKVLECPELGRYGVAARDLKAGELLFEETPFAVGPKLDSPPLCLECCCPVDGGEGGPRCSRCGWPLCEDCSAGGAELVYHRGECEVFAANGVRFRPVEDSTAGCVQLDCITPLRVLLAKEADEARWKREIEPMEYHDAERREGANWKVDENNIVAFLRGPCGLGKRFSAELVQRAIGLLDVNAFEGRTGSGYSCRGLYPQLAIMAHNCVPNVVHSIHPSNGFRMVARVAVDVREGDKLYTTYTYTLTGTVARQSILKASKFFTCRCTRCLDPTELGTHFSTLLCSKCSGGLITSTDPLDENAEWKCGQCGFKTSGAAVQKAVMTIHNEIDELACFEYEAGRLEAYETVYKKYRSVLHPLHFINTSIRHSLIELYGRIPGYEMAELPDVLLERKVELCRSILRVLDVFEPGKSRARAMILYELHAPLIMLAQSAFARGEDQRDGKSLKQQLNEAAQILEECGAILDWEDPATPEGILANVAQQSLAQLRQSIETLD; translated from the exons ATGGGTGACAGTACTTACAAGGTGCTGGAATGTCCGGAGCTCGGTCGGTACGGGGTGGCAGCGCGCGACCTGAAGGCGGGCGAGCTGCTGTTCGAGGAGACGCCGTTCGCCGTCGGGCCTAAGCTGGACAGTCCGCCGCTCTGTCTGGAATGTTGCTGCCCGGTGGACGGTGGTGAGGGTGGTCCCCGCTGCTCGCGGTGTGGTTGGCCCCTGTGCGAGGATTGTAGTGCCGGCGGCGCTGAGCTCGTGTACCATCGGGGCGAGTGTGAGGTGTTTGCCGCGAACGGTGTTCGATTCCGGCCGGTGGAAGACTCAACCGCCGGCTGTGTACAGCTCGATTGCATAACGCCGCTCAGGGTGCTGCTGGCGAAGGAGGCGGACGAGGCACGGTGGAAGCGCGAGATCGAACCGATGGAGTATCACGACGCGGAACGGCGCGAAGGCGCCAACTGGAAGGTGGACGAGAACAATATTGTGGCGTTTCTGCGCGGTCCGTGCGGGCTGGGCAAGCGCTTTTCGGCCGAGTTGGTGCAGCGAGCGATCGGACTGTTGGACGTGAACGCGTTCGAGGGCCGTACCGGGAGCGGGTACAGCTGCCGCGGTCTGTATCCGCAGCTGGCGATCATGGCGCACAACTGTGTGCCGAATGTGGTGCATTCGATTCATCCGAGCAATGGGTTCAG GATGGTGGCACGTGTTGCAGTGGACGTGAGGGAAGGTGACAAGCTCTACACGACCTACACGTACACACTGACCGGTACGGTCGCGCGGCAATCGATCTTAAAGGCGAGCAAGTTCTTCACATGCCGCTGTACCCGGTGTCTCGATCCGACCGAGCTGGGCACGCACTTTAGCACACTGCTTTGCAGCAAATGCAGCGGAGGATTGATCACATCCACCGATCCACTAG ATGAAAATGCCGAATGGAAGTGTGGCCAGTGTGGGTTCAAAACGTCCGGCGCCGCCGTCCAGAAGGCCGTCATGACGATACACAACGAAATCGACGAGCTTGCCTGCTTCGAGTACGAGGCGGGCCGGCTCGAGGCGTACGAAACCGTGTACAAAAAGTACCGCAGCGTGCTGCACCCGCTGCACTTCATCAACACCTCCATCCGGCACAGCTTGATCGAGCTGTACGGGCGCATTCCCGGGTACGAGATGGCCGAGCTGCCGGACGTACTGCTCGAGCGGAAGGTGGAGCTGTGCCGCAGCATCCTGCGGGTGCTGGACGTGTTCGAGCCGGGCAAATCGCGCGCCCGGGCAATGATACTGTACGAGCTGCACGCACCGCTGATTATGCTCGCCCAGTCGGCGTTCGCGCGGGGCGAGGACCAGCGGGACGGCAAGTCGCTCAAGCAGCAGCTCAACGAGGCGGCCCAAATACTGGAGGAGTGCGGCGCGATCCTCGACTGGGAGGATCCGGCCACACCGGAAGGCATACTGGCGAACGTGGCGCAACAGTCGCTCGCCCAGCTGCGGCAAAGCATCGAAACGCTCGATTAG
- the LOC1278183 gene encoding NADH dehydrogenase [ubiquinone] 1 beta subcomplex subunit 10, with protein sequence MPEAPARNPLDSFLNAVQATIDGPVTWFREKIVEPNRQTYPWYHQKFRRVPSIDQCYTDDAVCIFEANQQFKRDKMVDNEILAILRQRFEDCVLYEQPDHERKCRSLLDTYEKAAENWFIKYGDLGGYANAKTAYMKQKHRMIWERRHGPVGTGMKTVEGEGDVASEH encoded by the exons ATGCCGGAGGCTCCAGCTCGCAACCCGCTCGACAGCTTCCTGAACGCTGTACAAGCCACCATCGATGGACCCGTAACTTGGTTCCGGG AGAAAATCGTCGAACCTAACCGGCAAACGTACCCGTGGTATCACCAGAAGTTCCGCCGTGTACCCTCCATCGACCAGTGCTACACCGACGATGCGGTCTGCATTTTCGAGGCGAACCAACAGTTTAAGCGCGACAA GATGGTCGACAATGAAATTCTAGCCATTTTGCGCCAACGCTTCGAGGACTGCGTGCTGTACGAGCAGCCGGACCATGAGCGCAAGTGCCGTTCGCTGCTGGACACGTACGAAAAGGCGGCCGAGAACTGGTTCATCAAGT ATGGTGATCTCGGTGGTTATGCGAACGCAAAGACGGCGTACATGAAGCAGAAGCATCGCATGATCTGGGAAAGACGCCACGGACCGGTCGGAACTGGCATGAAAACGGTCGAGGGAGAGGGCGATGTTGCCAGTGAACACTAG